CAGCTCGTGGCAAACCGGGATCGGCCCAGAACAATTTAGGGTGCTTTCGCTCCCGCACTCGCAGCTTCCCCTGAAATGCTGGCAGCTGAAATGCAATGAGTGTGTCGACCAAGATTTCCAAATAACTTTCAGCAGTCTTGCGGGCGACTCCCGCGTCCCGCGCGATTCCGGATACATTGATGACCTGTCCGTGAAAGAGGGCAGCGACAGGAAGAAAACGGGCGAATCCGGGCAGGTTTCGCACAAGAGCTTCCGATTGTATCTCTTCCTTCAGGTAGAGTTCCACATATGACGTCAATGTTTCCTTGCGGTCCTGAGAATTCCAGACGATGGGCAAGCCTCCCCAGTGAAGGGTTTCATCGAGACTGAACACATCCCCCATCTCTTCGGGGAGTAATGGATGCATAAAACGTCGGACCGCACGACCGGCAAGGAGGTTAACACCTCCACGGCGAAGTTTGCGGGCACTCGAGCCGCACAGCGCGAAGCGGATATTTTTTTCCTCGATGAAACGATGGACTTCGTTGAGAAGCATCGGAAGGCGTTGAACTTCATCAATGACGACCCTTCCGCCACTTTCGACCATTCGAATTTCATCCGCGAATCTACCGATGTCAGTGAGATAGGATTGATAAAGCGACTCATTGAGAAGATCAATATAATGTGCACCCGGGTGACTTGCGCGGAGCCATGTGCTCTTGCCCGTACCCCGCGGACCAAGGAGAAAGTATGATCCCTCTGGAGGTCTGGCTATTCGTGGAAAAGGAGCATTGTTCATAACGTCGCCATAATACGCCGGATAATGGCGACATGCAACAAATATTTCGATTATGATCCTATCTATTTGAATTCCAATGTGTTACAGACTTCATAAACCAGCTGCTATCTAAATGGGCCTTCAAAAGAGAGCCTTTGGACCCATTTTCAACCCGTGATCCGCAAAAACTCCATCGGCACTAGAACACCGGTCGCCGGCGGGGATGATCGGTCTCCGAAGGGCTGCCCGGCCGGTTGGTTTCTCGCCCGTGGATCCGTCCCATAGGAACTTCGGGG
This Candidatus Eisenbacteria bacterium DNA region includes the following protein-coding sequences:
- a CDS encoding ATP-binding protein, which encodes MNNAPFPRIARPPEGSYFLLGPRGTGKSTWLRASHPGAHYIDLLNESLYQSYLTDIGRFADEIRMVESGGRVVIDEVQRLPMLLNEVHRFIEEKNIRFALCGSSARKLRRGGVNLLAGRAVRRFMHPLLPEEMGDVFSLDETLHWGGLPIVWNSQDRKETLTSYVELYLKEEIQSEALVRNLPGFARFLPVAALFHGQVINVSGIARDAGVARKTAESYLEILVDTLIAFQLPAFQGKLRVRERKHPKLFWADPGLPRAAKRQLGPPTPEEKGHLFEGWIAGLLRAYRDYRGIFDEFYYWAPAEATQTEVDFLLRRDTDYLAIEVKSGKHYDSSSLNGLRAMRDLPNLRRRFLVFLGDRRMETEDGIEVLPVDHFLAWLAQGAPFDR